The DNA segment GGGCGCGGGCTACCGCAGGCAGCCCCTGCTGTCCCCGCACAACATGTACCTGCTGGTGCTCGGCGAGCAGGGGCTGACCGGGCTGCTGTGCCTCGCGGGCGGCTGGCTGGCCATGCTGGTGCGCGGGCTGCGCGGCCTGTGGCGGACGCGCCGCCCGGGACCGGTCCCGGAGTGCGCCCTGATCGGCTGCGGCCTGCTGTTCTGGCAACTCGTCGACTTCGCCTACGCCGACATCGGCGGCCCGTCGACCGTCCTGACCGCGGTGTGCTTCGGGCTGGTCGCGTGGTGGGCCCTGGTCGGCGGCGACGAGCCCGCCCCGACCTGCCCCGCCGCGCCCTCGCCGCGGCCTCGCGGGCGCGCCGGGAAGGCCGTCGTCCGGTGACGGTGACGCCCTCACGGGGCCCCGGCCCTGACATGGCCCCGCCGGCCGGTCCGACCGGGCCGACCGGCGGCGACCGCGCCCCTCGCCACCCGGCGCCCACCACCCCGACCGCCCCCACCGTCGCGGCCGCCCCCACGCCCGTTCCCGCCCCCATTCCGGTCCCGGTTCCCGCGCCCGCCCCCGAACGGCAAGCCCCCCTGACCGGCCGTTCGCTCGCCAAGGCCACCCTCCTCACCGCCTCCCTCTCGGTCGCGGGGGCGTTGCTGGGGCTGGTGCGGGACCAGTCGCTGGCGCGGCTGTTCGGGGCCGGCCGGGACACGGACGCCTTCCTGGTGGCGTGGACCGTGCCGGAGTTCGCGGCCACGCTGCTCATCGAGGACGGGCTGGCGTTCGCGCTGATCCCGGCGTTCAGCGTGGCGCTGGCCCGCCGGGCGCGGGGCGCTGCCGGGGACCCGGTACGGTCCCTGATCGCCGGTACGCTCCCCCGGCTGGCGCTGGCCTTCGCCGCCGTGGGCGCGCTGGTCGCCGTGGCGGCCCCGGGGGTCGTCAAGGTCCTGGCGCCCGGTCTGCCCGACCCCGGGCTCGCCGTGGACTGCACCCGGATCACCGCGACCTGCGTGGTCAGCTTCGGCCTCGCCGGGTACTGCAGCGCGGCCCTGCGGGCGCACCGCCGCTTCCTGGCACCGGCCGCGATCTACGTCGCCTACAACACGGGCATCGTCACGGCGATGTTCGCGCTCGGCGGCGCCTGGGGGGTGCGCTCGGCGGCGTTCGGGGTCGCGGTGGGCGGGGTGCTGATGGTCCTCACCCAACTGCCGTCGCTGGTGGGCCAGTTCCGCGCGCGCCGGGTGACGGGCGGCGGCGGACCCGACACGGGCGGGGCGCCGCGCCCCCTGGACGTTCCGCTGATGGCCACCGTGCTGCTGTTCGCGCTGTGCCGGCAGTCGCAGGTGCTCATCGAGCGGTTTCTCGCCTCCAGCCTGCCCGCCGGGGCCATCTCGCACCTGAACTACGCCCAGAAGATCGCGCAGATCCCGATGACCATGTCGATGATGCTGTGCACGGTCACCTTCCCGGTGGTGGCGCGGGCGCTGGCCGAGGGCGACACCGAGCGGGCCCGGATCCGGGTGGAGCGGGACCTGTCGGTGGCCTCCTGCCTGGTGCTGCTCGGCACCGCCGCCGTGGTGGCCTGCGCACCGCAGATCGTCCATCTGCTTTTCCAGCGGGGCGCGTTCACCGCCCGGGACACCGCGGCGACCGCGGGGGTGATGCGGGTGTACGCGCTCGGACTGCTCGGCCAGACCCTGACGGGTGTCCTGGTCCGCTCCTACTTCTCGGCGGGCCGCGCCACCTGGTACCCGGTCGGCGCCATGGCCGCCGGGATCGCCGCGACCTCCCTGATCGGCGCCGGCACGGTCGGCGCGTACGGCGTGACCGGGATCGCCGCCGCCAACGCCACCGGCATCACGCTGACCGCCGCCCTGCTGCTGTGCGGCATGCGCACCGCCCGGCACGGCCGCCCGCGTGGGGTGCCGGTCCGCACCGGGCCCGTGCTGCGTGAGCTGGGCCGGCCGCTGGGGGCCGCGGTGCCGGCCACGGCGGCCGGGGCGCTCGTGGCGGCCCGGCCCACCGCTCCCCTCGCGGGGTTCGCCGCCGGTGGCGTCACCGTGACCGTCGTCTTCGTCCTGCTCTGCTGGGCCCTGGGTGCCCAGGGCTTCGCTCCCGCGTTCCGTTCCATGACCGCCCACACCCGAAGGCTCGCCCATGCCGTCTTCCGTTGAGTCCGTCCCCCGCGCCGACTCCTCGGGCCCGGCCAGACCCGGCCCGGTCCCGTGGATCGCCATGTACCACTCGGTCGGCGACCGCTCCGACGACCCGTACCGCGTCACGGTCACGCCCGGCCGGCTGGAGCGGCAGCTGCGCTGGCTGCGCGGGCGCGGTCTGCGGGGGGTGTCCGTCGCCGAGCTGCTCGCCGCCCGCGCCCGCGGTGAGGGCCGCGGCCTGGTGGGCCTCACCTTCGACGACGGCTACGCCGACTTCCTCACCCACGCCCTTCCGCTGCTGGCCCGCTGGGACTGTACGGCGACCCTGTTCGTGCTGCCCGGCCGGCTCGGCGGCGTCAACGCCTGGGATCCGCTGGGCCCGCGCAAGCCGCTGCTCACCGCCGACGGCATCCGGGACGCGGCCCGGGCCGGCGTGGAGATCGGCTCGCACGGCCTCACCCACGTCGACCTGACCCGCGCCGACGACACCGTCCTCGGAGCCGAGACGGCCGGAAGCCGTTCCACGCTCCAGGAGTTGACGGGCGCGACGGTCGCCGGCTTCTGCTATCCCTACGGCACCGTCGACCAGCGCGCCGTGGACGCCGTACGGCGGGCCGGCTACGACTACGCCTGCGCCATCGACCCCGGCGGGCTGACCGGCCCGTTCGCGCTGCCCCGCGTGTACGTCGGGCAGGACGACACCGCCGCCCGCCTGTTCCTGAAGTACCGGCTGCACCGGCTGCGGCGCCGACCGGTCGAGGGGCTGTGATGAGGGCGCTGCATGTCATCACCGGGCTCGGCGTGGGCGGCGCCGAGCAGCAACTCCGGCTGCTGCTGCGCCACTTGCCCCTCACATGCGACGTGGTGACGCTGACCAACCCCGGGTCGGTGGCCGAGGGGCTGGCCGCCGACGGGGTGCGGGTGTCCCACCTCGGCATGGCGGGCAACCGTGACCTGGGCGCGCTGCCCCGCCTGGCCCGGCTGATCCGGCGCGGCGGCTACGACCTCGTGCACACCCATCTCTACCGGGCCTGCCTGTACGGCCGGATCGCGGCCCGGCTGGCCGGGGTGCGCGCGGTCGTCGCCACCGAACACTCCCTGGGCGACTCGCAGATGGAGGGCCGGCCGCTCACGGCGGGGGTGCGCGCGCTGTACCTGGCCGGGGAGCGGCTGGGCCGGGTCACGGTCGCCGTGTCGCCCACGGTCGCCGACCGCCTCACCCACTGGGGCGTGCCCCGGCCGCGCATCGCGGTCGTACCGAACGGCATCGACCTGGACCGGTTCCGCTTCGACCCGGTACGACGGCTGCGCGTCCGCGCCGAACTCGGCCTGACCGACGACGCGTTCGTCATCGGCGGCATCGGCAGGCTCGCGCCCGGCAAGCGCTTCGACGTCCTCGTGCACGCGCTCGCCCGGCTCCCCGGCGACTGCAGGCTGCTGCTGGCCGGCGGCGGCGCCGAGGAGGGCGCCCTGCGCCGCACCGCCGTCGAGGCCGGGGTCGCCGACCGGGTGCTGTTCACCGGGGAACGGCCGTGCGTCCCCGACGGCTCACCCGGCCCGGACCTGCCCGCGCTGGCCTCGGCGATGGACGTGCTCGCCTCGCCGTCCCCGGAGGAGGCGTTCGGACTGGCCGTCATCGAGGCGCTGGCCGCCGGGCTGCCGGTGCGGTACGCCTCCTGCCCGGCCGTCGAGGACCTGTCCCCGGAAGCCGCCCCCGGGGCCCGGCGCGTCCGGGGCGGCGCCGACGCCTACGCCCGCGCGCTCGCCGAGGTCCGTGCGGCCGAGCCCGGCCCGCGCACCGCCCCCGAGGCGGCCCGCCACTACCGCATCACCCGCAGCGCCGCCCTGCTGATGGACGTCTACGCGTCGGCGCTGGCCCGCACGGTCCCCTCGTCCCGTTCCCCGCAGAAAGTCAGCCCGTCATGACCGAGACCCACTCCCGGCGCCATCGCACCGCCTCCCGTCCGCCGGGCGGCCGTACCCTCCCGCCCTGGTCGCTGGTGGCGGCCGGCGTGCTCGCGGGCGGCCTGCTCGGCGGCGCCTACGGCGTGCTGAAACCGCCGGTGTACACGGCCACCAGCTACCTCGTCGCCGTACCCACCGAGCACTCCGACACCGCCTCCGCGCTCGGCTTCGCGCAGGTCTACGGCCGGGTCGCCACCCAGGACGTCGTACTGGCCGAGGCGCGGGCGGGCGCGGGCGTGCCGCTGGACACCCTGCGCGACAGCGTGCGCACGGCCACCTCGCCGGACGCGCCGATGGTCGCCGTCTCCGCCACCTCCGCGCGCCCCGCCCAGGCCGCCGCCATGGCCAACGCGGTGGCCGTCTCCCTGGCCCAGCACGCCGACGCCACCAAGGCCGACACCCACGTCGGGCTCCAGCGGTTCGCGCCCGCCGTGCCGCCGAGCACGCCGACCTCGGCCTCGGCGGGGGTGACCGCGCTGGTCGGGGCGAGCGCCGGCGGGCTGCTCGGCGGGCTGGCGCTGCTGGTCCGGCCGGGCCGCCGGCCGGAGGAGGAACCCGCGCGGCCGGCCTCGCTGCCCGGTCCGACTCTCGCCGCCGACGCGCACCGTCCGCTGTGACGGCCACGTACCCGGCGCGCACCAGGCACCGCGCGCAGCCCACGGCCGCGGCCGGACTCGTCACCGAACTCGTCACCGACGAACGGGCCTTCGCCGCGCTGGCCCCGGCCTGGGGACGGCTGTACAAGCGGTGCGCCGCCGCGACCCCGTTCCAGAGCCACGCGTGGCTGCACTCGTGGTGGCAGTCGTACGGCAGGCCGCGCCGGCTCAGGCTGTTACTGGTGCGCCGCGGACGCGATCTGGTCGCGGCGGCCCCGCTGATGCTGGTCCGCCGGCCGCTGCCCGCGCTGGTGCCGCTCGGCGGGGCGATCTCGGACTACGCGGACGTACTGCTGGACGACGCCGACGACGGACGCGCGCTCGGCGCCCTGACCGAGGCCCTGTCGGCGGCGGCGCGCACGGCCCTGATCGACCTGCGCGAGGTCCGCCCGGGCGCCGTGGCCGAGCGGATCCACGACCGCTGGCGCGGGCCGCGCCGCGGGGTGCCGGACTCGCTGTGCCTGGAGCTGCCCGCGGTGCCCATGGCCGAACTGGTCGCCCGGCTGCCGTCGGGCAAGGCCCAGCGGGTGCGCGCCAAGCTCCGCAAGCTGACCGCGCTGGGGGTGACGCGGCGGGTGGCCGGACCGATGGAGGTGGACGTCGCCCTGCACCGGCTGCTGGCCCTGCACCGCTTGCAGTGGCAGGACCGGAAGGTGACGAGCGAGCACCTCAGTCCCCGGTTCCGCGAGCATCTGGCGCGCGCGGTGGGTCCGATGGTGCGCTCCGGGAACGCCGTCGTGACGGAGTTCCGGATCGGCGCGGACGTGGTCGCCGTCGACCTGACCCTGCTGTCCCGGAGCCTGGCCGGCGGCTATCTGTACGGCGCCCATCCGCGCCTGCGCGAGACCAGGGCGGACGTGGCCGTGATGCTGCTGGACGCGTGCACCGAGCGGACCGTCGCGGGCGGGCACGGGGCGCTGAGTCTGCTGCGCGGCGACGAGCCCTACAAGCACCACTGGCGTCCCGAACCGGTCGTCAACCGGCGGCTGCTGCTGGCCCGGCGGAGCACCGCCCCACTGCTGTCGGCCGCGCTGCTGGACGCGGCCGCCCGGCAGCGGGGCAAGGAGGTGCTGCACCGGTGGAAGGAACGCGACCGGGACTAGGCGGTGTCTCCCCGATCTTCGCGGGTCCGCGACGCCCTGATCCACGAAGATCGAAGAGACACCCCCTAGCGGCTCCGCGACCACCAGTCGAAGCGCAGGCAGAGCTTTCCGCCGAGCCAGTACTCGACCCAGTCACCGAGGTTCAGCGGCGAGCAGTTGGCGGGAGGACTCGTGACGGGCACGGGGGTGGGCGCGGGAGCCTGCACCGGGGTCGGGGTGGGTGTCGGGGTCGGGGTGGGCTTGACCACCGGGGTCGGAGTGGGGGTCGGGGTGGGCTTGACGACTGGGCTCGGAGTGGGGGTCGGGGTGGGTTTGACGACCGGGGTCGGAGTCGGGGTCGGGGTCGGGGTGGGTTCCGGGGCCGGCTGGTCGGTGCGGCCGTACAGGGCGGACCGGTAGACCTCGGAGGACCGGGGGTTGCGCGAGCACTGCCACACCCCGTGCGGGCAGTAATCGGTCAGCGTGTTGTACAGCGGCTTGTGCTCGTCGATCCAGGCGAGCATGCGCCGCATGTACTCGGTGTTGTCCCCGTTGCTGAAGAGTCCCCACTCCGGATAGGAGACGGGCTTGCCGTGGGCCTTGGCGAAGTCCACCTGCTGCTGGAGGCCGTAGGGTTCCGCCACCTGCTCGTCGAAGGACAGGCCGCTCGGCTGGTCGTAGGAGTCCATGCCGATGACGTCGACCATGTCGTCGCCCGGGTAGCACTCGGTCCACGGCACGGCGTCGCGGCCGCGGCTCGGCGCGAAGTCGAACCGGAACCTCTGGCCCGGCACCGACCGCATGGTGGTGACGATCCGCTTCCAGTACGCCTTCCAGGCCTCCGGGTCCGGTCCGCAGCGGTGGGTGTACGTGGCGCCGTTCATCTCCCAGCCGAGCACGAGCACCGTGTCCGGCACGCCCAGCGCCACCAGCCGCTGGGCCAGGGCACGGAAGTGCCGGTCGAACTGTCCCGCCTCGCCCAGCCGCAGCAGCAGGCGCACCTGGGCGTCGGAGAGGTTGTCCTCGTTGCGCTCCTGCATGGGCACGTTGAGCACGAGGGTGCGGTCCGCCTTCTCGCGCCGCCAGTGCGCCCACACGTCCAGGAAGCCGGGCGCGCCCTCGATGTCGGCCCAGTGGTCGCCGGGCAGATAGGTGTGCGCGACCTTCAGCTCCGCGTCGCCGAGCCAGTGACTGAGCCCGGCCATCCGCGCCACTCCGAGCGCCCCGGAGTCGAGGAAGGCACCGAAGGCCGGATACGTCTTCGCGGGAGCTGCCGGTGCCGGAGTGACCGGTGCGGGAGTCGTCGGCGTCGGAGTCGTCGGCGTCGGTGCGGCGGGCGTCGGATCAGCCGCCGCCGGAGCGGTCGGCGTAGGTGCGGTCGCTGCCGATGCGCTCGGTGCAGGAGCCGTCGGTGCCGAAGCGCTCGGTGCGAGAGCCGTCGGTGCGGGAGCGGGATGATCGGTCGCCCGTGTCCCTCCCGCCGCGAATCCGGGACCGGCCGTCAGGGCGACCGACGCGGTGATCGTCGCCGCGACCACGGCCAGTCGCGGGCGCCGGACCCTTCGCTGCTGTCGAGCCATGATCGCCCTCTCTCCACGCGACTGCCTTCCCGGCGCGCGCTCCTTGTTATTGACACCCAGTCACATCGATACGGATGCCGCCAGTGCGGTTACGGCTTTCAGGTGGTCCCGGGCGCCGCACGGGTGAGCCGGCCGGCCCGGGCCGCGGAGAAAGCGAGCGGTTGCTGATGTACGACCTGCTGGTGGTGGGGGCGGGTCCCTACGGCCTGTCCGTCGCGTCGCACGCGGTGGCGGCCGGACTGGACGTGCGGGTCTTCGGGCGGCCCATGGCGACCTGGCTCGACCACATGCCCCGGGGAATGCTCCTGGAGTCGGCGCCGTGGGCGACCAACCTCTCGGATCCGGAAGGCCGTTGGCGCCTCGATGTGTTCCGCGCGTTCCGCGCGTCCCGCGGGACGACGGTCCCGCACGCCGATCCCCTCCCGCTGGAGGTGTTCACCGAGTACGGCCTGTGGTTCGCCCGCAACGCCGTGCCGCCGCCCGACGAGCGGACGGTGACCGGGGTGGCACCCTGCCAGGGCGGCTTCGAGGTGAACGTCGAGGACGGGGAGAGGCTCACCGCGCGGACGGTCGCGCTGGCCGTGGGCGTGCCGCCGTTCGCCGAGCTGCCCGCGCCGCTGCGCGGAGTGCCGTCCGCCCTCGTCTCGCACAGCAGCCACCACCGCGACCTAGAACGGTTCCGCGACCAGGATGTCACCGTGCTCGGCGCCGGCCAGTCGGCCCTGGAGACGGCCGCGCTGCTGGCCGAACAGGGCACGCGGGTAAGGCTGCTGGCCCGCGCGGAGCGACTGCGCTGGAACCCGGTCCCGTCCGCCCTCGAACGCCCGTGGTGGCACTCGGCCCGGGCCCCGCACAGCGCCCTCGGCCGCGGCTGGCGCAACGGGTTCTACGCCGAACGGCCCGACCTGTACCGGCGGCTGCCGGCGCGGACCCGGGCCCGGCTCGCAGTGGACGCGCGCGGCCCGGCGGGCGCCTGGTGGCTGCGTGAACGGGTGGAGCCCCGGGTGGCGGCGCTGCTCGGCCATGAGCTGGTGGCGGCGCGTGAAGTGCCGGGCGGACTACGCCTGGAGACGGCCGGGCGGCGGGGCGGCAGGCGGGTGCTGGAGACCGGCCACGTCATCGCGGCGACCGGCTTCCGGGTGGGCCGCGAGCGACTGCGCCTGGTCTGCCCCGGGTTGCGCGCGCTGCTGGCCACCGGCGCCGGCGGGGCGCCGGAAGTGGGCCTGGACTTCGAGTCGTCGTACCCCGGGCTGTTCCTCGCCGGTCTGGTCACGGCCGCGGACTTCGGCCCGGCGATGCGTTTCGTGCACGGCGCGTCCTTCACGGCGGACACGCTGGTGCGCGGGGTACGGCGACGACTGCGGGAGGGGCCGGCCGGCTGGCGGATTCCGGCCGGACGGCGTGGCGAGGTGCCGGACGGGGCCCGGCACTGAAGGATGCGATACGGCTCCCTGGCGGTACGGCGCCGGGGTGCCGCCTGGCGGGCGGAGTCGCGGGTGGCGGGGTGCCGGGCACTGAGGTCCGGCACCCGACGCGTTACCGACGAGACGCGGCTCGGCCTCGCCGGTACAGAACGGCACCGGCCACGATCAGCGCCGCACTCGCGGCCGAGGTCGCGATCATGGCGCGGGCATCGCCACCGGTGTGCGGAAGTGAGGGCGGCGGACCGTGGTGGTGGCCGCCGTGGGGAGGAGGCGTGTGGTGACCACCATGCGGAGGCGGGGTGTGGTGTCCGCCGTGGGGTGGAGGCGTGGTCTCCTCGCCGCCGTAGGGAGGCGGGGTGTGGTGGCCGCCGTGGGGTGGAGGCGTGGTCTCCTCGCCGCCGTAGGGAGGCGGGGTGTGGTGGCCGCCGGGCGGGGTGGAGTGCTCGCCGTACGGGGGAGGCGTGGTCTCCTCGCCGCCGTAGGGGGGCCGGGTGGTGGTTTCTCCACCGCCGTAGGGAGGCGCGGTGGTCGTCTCGCCGCCACCGTAGGGAGGCGCCGTGGTCTCGTCCCCACCGTAGGGAGGCGCCGTGGTCTCGTCCCCACCGTACGGAGGCGCAGTGGTCTCGTCCCCACCGTACGGAGGCGCAGTGGTCTCGTCCCCACCGTACGGAGGCGCAGTGGTCTCGTCCCCACCGTACGGAGGCGCAGTGGTCTCGTCCCCGCCATAGGCGGGCGGAGTGGTCTCGTCGCCGCCGTACGGAGGCGCGGTCGTCTCGTCCCCGCCGTACGCGGGCGGAGTGCTCTCGTTGCCGCCGTACGCGGGCGGAGTGGTCTCCTCGCCGCCGTACGGAGGCGCGGTCGTCTCGTCCCCGCCGTACGCGGGCGGAGTGCTCTCGTTGCCGCCGTACGCGGGCGGGGTGGTCTCCTCGCCGCCGTAGGCGGGCGGAGTGGTCGCGGGGCTCGGGGAGCCGTAACCGGAGTCGTCGTCGGAGTCGCCGTACGCGGGCGTGTGCGAGGCACCGGCGTGTGTCTTCGAACCGTGGCTGTTCGCACAGGAGTTACCGAACGCGGGGTTCAGCGCGGCCGCCACGTCGACGGAGTTGCCGCAGGCGTTGACCGGGACGTCCACCGGCACTTCGACGGTGTTGCCGGACAGCACACCGGGCGAGCCCTGTGCGGTGCCGTGCGCGCCCGAGTCGGCGAGCGCCTGGCCGCCGTACAAGGACATCACACCCGTCGCTGCGGCGGCAGCGGCCACGACCATGCCCTTGCTGAGGGTCTGTCGCAATGTGGTTGTCTTCCTGCTCGAAGAAGTGGGAAGGCCGGCCTCGGAACACGTAATCGAAGGATCGACGGTCCGAGGCCGGCCTGAACGCAGCCGTGGGCTGGTGCGTTGTGTTACCTGTGTCAGTCGTTGCCGCAGGCGCTGCCGAACGCCGGGTTCAGCAGACCGATGACGTCGACCGAGTCGCCACACACGTTGACCGGCACGTGAACCGGGATCTCGACCGTGTTGCCGGACAGGACGCCCGGGGAACCGACAGCGGCGCCCGTGGCACCGGAGTCGGCGAAGGCGGGCACCGCACCACCCAGGGCGAGGATCGCACCGGCGATGACAGCAGCGCTCTTCTTCATGGAGTTTCCCTTCTCTGCGGTCATGCCCCTATGTCGGCCGAAACCGAGCGAGCACAGCTTGAACGGCTCGCACCATGACCAGCAGGCTGTAAAACGAGGCATAGACAGCCGAAGAAACTATGGAACGCGAGTCGCCCCGGAATTCACTCGAACGCCTTCACAAAATTGACACGTTGGCGGAATCGGCCGGATCCGAGTCCGCGGCGTGCGCGGGAAATCGCAGGAGAAACGCTTCTTCAGAAAAAAGCGAAGGCCGCCCGGGCGGTGCGGAAACTCCGCACGCGCCCGGACGGCCTTTCGGACCGCGAGGGGTCAGTTGTTGGCGGTGCCGTTGCCGGACAGGGCCGAGACGTCGTCCAGGACGTGCGAGAGCGGCTCGTCGTCCTTGGCCTGGGTGGAGTTCTCGGCGCACTGCTGGTTCTGCGGCGAGGACAGGACCGGGATGTCCTGGACGCCGACGTTGGCGAGGACGGCCACGACCGACTGGACGTCCGCCTTGACGGGCAGGCCGACACAGAGCTTGTTCAGCGAGCTGCCGACCAGCGTGGCCTGCGGGCTCATGCTGCCGTAGGTCGCGTTGTTGCCGAACGACTCGGCCGCGTTGTTGCCGCTGAGCGACGTGGTGCCGGTGTCGTTGCCGATGGCGAGCGCCTGGGGGGCTGCCGCCGCCGACACACCGACGAAGGACGCGGCGACCACCGCAGCGGCCATTGCCTTCTTCAGCATTTCGGTATTCCTTTCCTGGCTCCTCGGCTCCTCGCCAAGACGCACGTTCCTGTCCGGCATCAACCCGGCCACGGCGTTTTGGTTGCGGGGTATCACCCGTTCGGATCGTTCGGCGGTACGGAACCCGTGGAATTCCGAGGACGGTCGCCCGTGCGCGCCGCATGGCCCCATGTGGTCCATTGGAGTGAACGGGAGCAACCGATCGCCATGGCGGGCAGTTGACCCCGATGGCTCCGGTGGACGGGGTTTCTCCAGAAGGGAATCACAAGTGATCAAGAAGGTTCTGGCCGCCGCCGCGGTCGCCGCCTCCGTCGTCGGCGCCTCCGCCGTCGCCGCGTCGCCGGCCCTGGCCATCGGCAACGACCACGGCACGACCTCCTTCAGCGGCAACGGCGCCTCCCAGGCGTTCGGCAACTCGGCCACCTACGGCAGCATGAGCCCGCAGATGGCGCTCATCCAGGGTTCGCTGAACAAGCCCTGCATCGGCCTGCCCGCGAAGGTCAACGCCCAGTCCCTGGTGGGTCTGCTCAACATCGGCGTGCAGGACATCCCGGTCCTGTCCTCGCCGCAGAACCAGCAGTGTGTCGAGAACTCCACCCAGGCCAAGGGCGACGAGCCGCTCTCGCACATCCTGGACGACATCTCCGCCCTGTCCGGCAACGGCACCGCCAACAACTGATCCGGAGATCCCCGGGGTCCCGCACGGCCCCTCCGTCGGGCCGCCGAGCTTTTCGGCGGCCCTTCGGCGTGTCCCCGCGTCCCCGGCCGGACGTCCGCCGGCCGGGTACGCGGGGCTGCCGTGTGTGGGGTGGGTGAGCCGGGCGGCCGTACCGCGGTTCAGGTGCACCGCGCGGCACAGGGGGCGCGCGTGAACCTGACGGAGTGCGCTGACCCGATCGAGGCAAAGACCGCAACCCCGAAGGGCTCCGCACCGTTGTCGATCACGCAGCTCCTCCCCGGAGTCCGCCTTTTCGAAAGGGAACGAACATGAAGAAGCTGTGGGCAACCGCGGCCGTCGCCGCCTCCGTCGCCGGTCTCGCGGGTGCGGCCGCCCCGCAGGCCCTTGCCATCGGCGACGACCACGGCACGACCTCCTTCAGCGGCAACGACGCCACCCAGGCGTTCGGCAACTCGGCCACGTACGGCGACATGAGCCCGCAGCTCTCGCTGGTCCAGGGTTCGCTGAACAAGCCCTGCATCGGCCTGCCCGCGAAGGTCAACGCCCAGTCGATCCTGGCCCTGGTCAACGTCGGCGTCCAGGACATCCCGGTCCTGTCCTCGCCGCAGAACCAGCAGTGCGTGGAGAACTCCACCCAGGCCAAGGGCGACGAGCCGCTCTCGCACCTCCTGGACGACATCTCCGCCCTGTCCGGCAACGGTGCCGGCAACGGCTGATCCAGGTCCTCCGCGGCGGCGGGTCACCGGTCTTCTCCGGTGGCCCGCCGTCGCGTTGTGCCGCCGGGACCTCGAAGGCGGGGGCCGGTGGCCCGTCGTCCTCGGTGAACTCCCCCTGGATCAGCGGGAAGGCGCCGACGGCCTCGGTGCGCGGGAGCCGCCGCACCGGCTCAGGAGACCACGTCCTTGCGGGCGAACCCGCGGAAGGCCAGGGCGAACAGGACGAGGGCGTAGGTCACCGAGACCGCGGCGCCCTGGATCATGCCGGACCATTCCAGCTGCGGCTGGACGGCGTCGGCCCAGGCGAACTGCCAGTGCGCGGGCAGGAAGTCCCGCCAGTGGCCGAGGGCGGTGACGGCATCCAGGACGTTGCCGACGATGGTCAGGCCGACCGCGCCGCCGACCGCGCCGAGCGGGGCGTCCGTCCTCGTCGACAGCCAGAACGCCAGTGCCGCGGTGACCAGTTGGGACACGAAGACGTACGCCACCACGATCACCAGGCGCCGGGCCGCATCGCCGGCGTCCAGCTGGCCGCCGGTGGGGATCTGCAGCGGGCCCCAGCCGTAGGCGGCCGTGCCGACCGCGAGGGCCACCACCGGCAGCAGCACCATCGCGGCGAGGCTGAGCCCGAGGGCCACGGCGAGCTTGGACCACAGCAGCCGGGCCCGGGGCACGGGCGCGGCGAGCAGATAGCGCAGGGAGGACCAGCTCGCCTCGGAGGCGACCGTGTCCCCGCAGAACAGGGCGACCGGGATCACCAGCAGGAAGCCCGCCGAGACGAACAGGCTGACCGCGGCGAAGTTGGCGCCGGACGCGGTGGCCGTGTCCATCAGCGTGATCCGGTTGTTGCGGCCGCCGGGGCTGCCGCCGATGGTGAAGGCGACGAGCAGGACGAACGGCAGGGCCGCGAGGATCGCGCCCATGATCAGGGTGCGGCGCCGCGTGAGCTGGCGGACCAGCTCCACGCGCAGGGGCAGGGTGCGGCCCGCGCGGTAGCCGGAGGCGGCCTCGGCGGGCTCGGTGAGCGTGCTCACGGGGTACCTCCGATCAGGGTGAGGAAGGCGTCTTCCAGGCGCCGGTGCGGGCCGACCGAGGCGACGGGCACCTCCAGGCGGACCAGCTCCACGACCAGCCGCTCGGCGGTGCCGCCGGGT comes from the Streptomyces sp. NBC_00820 genome and includes:
- the murJ gene encoding murein biosynthesis integral membrane protein MurJ, translating into MAPPAGPTGPTGGDRAPRHPAPTTPTAPTVAAAPTPVPAPIPVPVPAPAPERQAPLTGRSLAKATLLTASLSVAGALLGLVRDQSLARLFGAGRDTDAFLVAWTVPEFAATLLIEDGLAFALIPAFSVALARRARGAAGDPVRSLIAGTLPRLALAFAAVGALVAVAAPGVVKVLAPGLPDPGLAVDCTRITATCVVSFGLAGYCSAALRAHRRFLAPAAIYVAYNTGIVTAMFALGGAWGVRSAAFGVAVGGVLMVLTQLPSLVGQFRARRVTGGGGPDTGGAPRPLDVPLMATVLLFALCRQSQVLIERFLASSLPAGAISHLNYAQKIAQIPMTMSMMLCTVTFPVVARALAEGDTERARIRVERDLSVASCLVLLGTAAVVACAPQIVHLLFQRGAFTARDTAATAGVMRVYALGLLGQTLTGVLVRSYFSAGRATWYPVGAMAAGIAATSLIGAGTVGAYGVTGIAAANATGITLTAALLLCGMRTARHGRPRGVPVRTGPVLRELGRPLGAAVPATAAGALVAARPTAPLAGFAAGGVTVTVVFVLLCWALGAQGFAPAFRSMTAHTRRLAHAVFR
- a CDS encoding polysaccharide deacetylase family protein, which encodes MPSSVESVPRADSSGPARPGPVPWIAMYHSVGDRSDDPYRVTVTPGRLERQLRWLRGRGLRGVSVAELLAARARGEGRGLVGLTFDDGYADFLTHALPLLARWDCTATLFVLPGRLGGVNAWDPLGPRKPLLTADGIRDAARAGVEIGSHGLTHVDLTRADDTVLGAETAGSRSTLQELTGATVAGFCYPYGTVDQRAVDAVRRAGYDYACAIDPGGLTGPFALPRVYVGQDDTAARLFLKYRLHRLRRRPVEGL
- a CDS encoding glycosyltransferase translates to MRALHVITGLGVGGAEQQLRLLLRHLPLTCDVVTLTNPGSVAEGLAADGVRVSHLGMAGNRDLGALPRLARLIRRGGYDLVHTHLYRACLYGRIAARLAGVRAVVATEHSLGDSQMEGRPLTAGVRALYLAGERLGRVTVAVSPTVADRLTHWGVPRPRIAVVPNGIDLDRFRFDPVRRLRVRAELGLTDDAFVIGGIGRLAPGKRFDVLVHALARLPGDCRLLLAGGGAEEGALRRTAVEAGVADRVLFTGERPCVPDGSPGPDLPALASAMDVLASPSPEEAFGLAVIEALAAGLPVRYASCPAVEDLSPEAAPGARRVRGGADAYARALAEVRAAEPGPRTAPEAARHYRITRSAALLMDVYASALARTVPSSRSPQKVSPS
- a CDS encoding lipopolysaccharide biosynthesis protein; protein product: MTETHSRRHRTASRPPGGRTLPPWSLVAAGVLAGGLLGGAYGVLKPPVYTATSYLVAVPTEHSDTASALGFAQVYGRVATQDVVLAEARAGAGVPLDTLRDSVRTATSPDAPMVAVSATSARPAQAAAMANAVAVSLAQHADATKADTHVGLQRFAPAVPPSTPTSASAGVTALVGASAGGLLGGLALLVRPGRRPEEEPARPASLPGPTLAADAHRPL
- a CDS encoding GNAT family N-acetyltransferase encodes the protein MTATYPARTRHRAQPTAAAGLVTELVTDERAFAALAPAWGRLYKRCAAATPFQSHAWLHSWWQSYGRPRRLRLLLVRRGRDLVAAAPLMLVRRPLPALVPLGGAISDYADVLLDDADDGRALGALTEALSAAARTALIDLREVRPGAVAERIHDRWRGPRRGVPDSLCLELPAVPMAELVARLPSGKAQRVRAKLRKLTALGVTRRVAGPMEVDVALHRLLALHRLQWQDRKVTSEHLSPRFREHLARAVGPMVRSGNAVVTEFRIGADVVAVDLTLLSRSLAGGYLYGAHPRLRETRADVAVMLLDACTERTVAGGHGALSLLRGDEPYKHHWRPEPVVNRRLLLARRSTAPLLSAALLDAAARQRGKEVLHRWKERDRD